In the genome of Monodelphis domestica isolate mMonDom1 chromosome 2, mMonDom1.pri, whole genome shotgun sequence, one region contains:
- the LOC100011615 gene encoding tubulin gamma-1 chain-like isoform X2 codes for MPREIITLQLGQCGNQIGFEFWKQLCAEHGISPEGIVEEFATEGTDRKDVFFYQADDEHYIPRAVLLDLEPRVIHSILNSPYAKLYNPENIYLSEHGGGAGNNWASGFSQGEKIHEDIFDIIDREADGSDSLEGFVLCHSIAGGTGSGLGSYLLERLNDRYPKKLVQTYSVFPNQDEMSDVVVQPYNSLLTLKRLTQNADCVVVLDNTALNRIATDRLHIQNPSFSQINQLVSTIMSASTTTLRYPGYMNNDLIGLIASLIPTPRLHFLMTGYTPLTTDQSVASVRKTTVLDVMRRLLQPKNVMVSTGRDRQTNHCYIAILNIIQGEVDPTQVHKSLQRIRERKLANFIPWGPASIQVALSRKSPYLPSAHRVSGLMMANHTSISSLFESTCHQYDKLRKREAFLEQFRKEDIFKENFDELDTSREIVQQLIDEYHAATRPDYISWGTQEQ; via the exons ATGCCACGGGAGATCATCACCCTGCAACTGGGCCAGTGCGGCAACCAGA TTGGGTTCGAATTCTGGAAACAGCTCTGCGCTGAGCATGGCATCAGCCCGGAGGGCATCGTGGAGGAATTTGCTACTGAAGGCACTGACCGAAAGGATGTCTTTTTCTACCAG GCAGATGATGAGCACTACATCCCAAGGGCTGTGCTGCTGGACCTGGAGCCCCGAGTAATCCACTCCATTCTCAACTCACCCTATGCCAAACTCTACAATCCtgaaaatatctatctatctgaacATGGTGGAGGGGCTGGTAACAACTGGGCCAGTGGTTTCTCACAG GGGGAGAAGATTCACGAGGACATCTTTGATATCATAGACCGGGAGGCAGATGGCAGTGACAGCCTAGAG GGTTTTGTACTGTGTCACtccattgctggtggaactgGCTCTGGCTTGGGCTCCTACCTCCTAGAACGACTGAATGACAG ATACCCCAAGAAGCTGGTGCAGACATACTCAGTATTTCCCAACCAGGATGAGATGAGTGATGTGGTTGTACAGCCTTATAACTCACTGCTCACCCTCAAGAGACTGACACAGAACGCAGATTGTGTG GTGGTACTGGACAACACAGCCCTGAATCGGATTGCTACTGACCGACTGCACATTCAGAACCCATCCTTCTCTCAAATCAACCAGCTG GTGTCCACCATCATGTCGGCCAGCACCACCACCCTGCGCTACCCTGGCTACATGAACAATGATCTCATTGGCCTCATCGCCTCCCTCATCCCCACACCCAGGCTCCACTTCCTCATGACTGGCTACACCCCCCTCACCACTGACCAATCT GTGGCCAGTGTAAGAAAGACAACAGTGCTGGACGTGATGCGTCGGCTGCTGCAGCCCAAGAACGTGATGGTGTCCACAGGCCGGGATCGCCAGACCAACCATTGCTACATTGCCATCCTCAACATTATCCAGGGAGAGGTAGACCCCACCCAG GTCCATAAAAGCCTGCAAAGAATCCGGGAAAGAAAGTTGGCCAACTTTATCCCCTGGGGTCCAGCAAGCATCCAGGTGGCACTATCTCGGAAGTCTCCCTATCTGCCATCTGCCCATCGAGTCAGTGGACTCATGATGGCCAACCACACCAGTATCTCCTCT CTATTTGAGAGTACATGCCACCAGTACGATAAACTACGGAAGCGCGAGGCCTTCCTGGAGCAGTTCCGCAAGGAGGACATCTTCAAGGAGAACTTTGATGAGCTGGACACATCGAGGGAGATTGTGCAGCAGCTCATCGATGAGTATCACGCCGCCACCAGGCCTGACTACATCTCCTGGGGTACCCAGGAACAGTGA
- the LOC100011615 gene encoding tubulin gamma-1 chain-like isoform X3: MSTTQPERLGSVHAPCEQLAGSPVGGGCGGSEAQGCHGRSSPCNWASAATRADDEHYIPRAVLLDLEPRVIHSILNSPYAKLYNPENIYLSEHGGGAGNNWASGFSQGEKIHEDIFDIIDREADGSDSLEGFVLCHSIAGGTGSGLGSYLLERLNDRYPKKLVQTYSVFPNQDEMSDVVVQPYNSLLTLKRLTQNADCVVVLDNTALNRIATDRLHIQNPSFSQINQLVSTIMSASTTTLRYPGYMNNDLIGLIASLIPTPRLHFLMTGYTPLTTDQSVASVRKTTVLDVMRRLLQPKNVMVSTGRDRQTNHCYIAILNIIQGEVDPTQVHKSLQRIRERKLANFIPWGPASIQVALSRKSPYLPSAHRVSGLMMANHTSISSLFESTCHQYDKLRKREAFLEQFRKEDIFKENFDELDTSREIVQQLIDEYHAATRPDYISWGTQEQ, translated from the exons ATG TCTACAACGCAACCGGAGCGGCTAGGTTCGGTGCATGCGCCCTGCGAGCAGCTGGCCGGCAGCCCCGTGGGCGGTGGCTGCGGCGGATCCGAAGCTCAGGGATGCCACGGGAGATCATCACCCTGCAACTGGGCCAGTGCGGCAACCAGA GCAGATGATGAGCACTACATCCCAAGGGCTGTGCTGCTGGACCTGGAGCCCCGAGTAATCCACTCCATTCTCAACTCACCCTATGCCAAACTCTACAATCCtgaaaatatctatctatctgaacATGGTGGAGGGGCTGGTAACAACTGGGCCAGTGGTTTCTCACAG GGGGAGAAGATTCACGAGGACATCTTTGATATCATAGACCGGGAGGCAGATGGCAGTGACAGCCTAGAG GGTTTTGTACTGTGTCACtccattgctggtggaactgGCTCTGGCTTGGGCTCCTACCTCCTAGAACGACTGAATGACAG ATACCCCAAGAAGCTGGTGCAGACATACTCAGTATTTCCCAACCAGGATGAGATGAGTGATGTGGTTGTACAGCCTTATAACTCACTGCTCACCCTCAAGAGACTGACACAGAACGCAGATTGTGTG GTGGTACTGGACAACACAGCCCTGAATCGGATTGCTACTGACCGACTGCACATTCAGAACCCATCCTTCTCTCAAATCAACCAGCTG GTGTCCACCATCATGTCGGCCAGCACCACCACCCTGCGCTACCCTGGCTACATGAACAATGATCTCATTGGCCTCATCGCCTCCCTCATCCCCACACCCAGGCTCCACTTCCTCATGACTGGCTACACCCCCCTCACCACTGACCAATCT GTGGCCAGTGTAAGAAAGACAACAGTGCTGGACGTGATGCGTCGGCTGCTGCAGCCCAAGAACGTGATGGTGTCCACAGGCCGGGATCGCCAGACCAACCATTGCTACATTGCCATCCTCAACATTATCCAGGGAGAGGTAGACCCCACCCAG GTCCATAAAAGCCTGCAAAGAATCCGGGAAAGAAAGTTGGCCAACTTTATCCCCTGGGGTCCAGCAAGCATCCAGGTGGCACTATCTCGGAAGTCTCCCTATCTGCCATCTGCCCATCGAGTCAGTGGACTCATGATGGCCAACCACACCAGTATCTCCTCT CTATTTGAGAGTACATGCCACCAGTACGATAAACTACGGAAGCGCGAGGCCTTCCTGGAGCAGTTCCGCAAGGAGGACATCTTCAAGGAGAACTTTGATGAGCTGGACACATCGAGGGAGATTGTGCAGCAGCTCATCGATGAGTATCACGCCGCCACCAGGCCTGACTACATCTCCTGGGGTACCCAGGAACAGTGA
- the LOC100011615 gene encoding tubulin gamma-1 chain-like isoform X1, protein MVKSKYTIDRKGKEWWGGEGRKDTDTCAVSYLASPPLPPPPPPTASLHLLVYNATGAARFGACALRAAGRQPRGRWLRRIRSSGMPREIITLQLGQCGNQIGFEFWKQLCAEHGISPEGIVEEFATEGTDRKDVFFYQADDEHYIPRAVLLDLEPRVIHSILNSPYAKLYNPENIYLSEHGGGAGNNWASGFSQGEKIHEDIFDIIDREADGSDSLEGFVLCHSIAGGTGSGLGSYLLERLNDRYPKKLVQTYSVFPNQDEMSDVVVQPYNSLLTLKRLTQNADCVVVLDNTALNRIATDRLHIQNPSFSQINQLVSTIMSASTTTLRYPGYMNNDLIGLIASLIPTPRLHFLMTGYTPLTTDQSVASVRKTTVLDVMRRLLQPKNVMVSTGRDRQTNHCYIAILNIIQGEVDPTQVHKSLQRIRERKLANFIPWGPASIQVALSRKSPYLPSAHRVSGLMMANHTSISSLFESTCHQYDKLRKREAFLEQFRKEDIFKENFDELDTSREIVQQLIDEYHAATRPDYISWGTQEQ, encoded by the exons ATGGTGAAGTCCAAATATACCATAgacaggaaagggaaagaatggtggggaggggaagggagaaaagatacTGACACATGCGCAGTAAGTTATCTAgcgtctccccctctccctcccccacccccccccactgCCTCCCTACATCTTCTAGTCTACAACGCAACCGGAGCGGCTAGGTTCGGTGCATGCGCCCTGCGAGCAGCTGGCCGGCAGCCCCGTGGGCGGTGGCTGCGGCGGATCCGAAGCTCAGGGATGCCACGGGAGATCATCACCCTGCAACTGGGCCAGTGCGGCAACCAGA TTGGGTTCGAATTCTGGAAACAGCTCTGCGCTGAGCATGGCATCAGCCCGGAGGGCATCGTGGAGGAATTTGCTACTGAAGGCACTGACCGAAAGGATGTCTTTTTCTACCAG GCAGATGATGAGCACTACATCCCAAGGGCTGTGCTGCTGGACCTGGAGCCCCGAGTAATCCACTCCATTCTCAACTCACCCTATGCCAAACTCTACAATCCtgaaaatatctatctatctgaacATGGTGGAGGGGCTGGTAACAACTGGGCCAGTGGTTTCTCACAG GGGGAGAAGATTCACGAGGACATCTTTGATATCATAGACCGGGAGGCAGATGGCAGTGACAGCCTAGAG GGTTTTGTACTGTGTCACtccattgctggtggaactgGCTCTGGCTTGGGCTCCTACCTCCTAGAACGACTGAATGACAG ATACCCCAAGAAGCTGGTGCAGACATACTCAGTATTTCCCAACCAGGATGAGATGAGTGATGTGGTTGTACAGCCTTATAACTCACTGCTCACCCTCAAGAGACTGACACAGAACGCAGATTGTGTG GTGGTACTGGACAACACAGCCCTGAATCGGATTGCTACTGACCGACTGCACATTCAGAACCCATCCTTCTCTCAAATCAACCAGCTG GTGTCCACCATCATGTCGGCCAGCACCACCACCCTGCGCTACCCTGGCTACATGAACAATGATCTCATTGGCCTCATCGCCTCCCTCATCCCCACACCCAGGCTCCACTTCCTCATGACTGGCTACACCCCCCTCACCACTGACCAATCT GTGGCCAGTGTAAGAAAGACAACAGTGCTGGACGTGATGCGTCGGCTGCTGCAGCCCAAGAACGTGATGGTGTCCACAGGCCGGGATCGCCAGACCAACCATTGCTACATTGCCATCCTCAACATTATCCAGGGAGAGGTAGACCCCACCCAG GTCCATAAAAGCCTGCAAAGAATCCGGGAAAGAAAGTTGGCCAACTTTATCCCCTGGGGTCCAGCAAGCATCCAGGTGGCACTATCTCGGAAGTCTCCCTATCTGCCATCTGCCCATCGAGTCAGTGGACTCATGATGGCCAACCACACCAGTATCTCCTCT CTATTTGAGAGTACATGCCACCAGTACGATAAACTACGGAAGCGCGAGGCCTTCCTGGAGCAGTTCCGCAAGGAGGACATCTTCAAGGAGAACTTTGATGAGCTGGACACATCGAGGGAGATTGTGCAGCAGCTCATCGATGAGTATCACGCCGCCACCAGGCCTGACTACATCTCCTGGGGTACCCAGGAACAGTGA